AAGCACGGGATACTTGTTTCAAATAATATAATAGACAAGTTTATTAATTCAATTCACAttgtatatacatatatacgTTATGCAATGAAacaccttttattttatttatttattgttaatTTTCGAGACAACATATTCCAGTAACAGAGGTTATGGGAGTGGGGGTCCATGGCCTCACCAACTattaaacaagaagaaaaaccaATTATCAGATTGCTTACATTCAATGTATAGATTTTCAactattaaatttaaaaaataaataaaagaaactatcatttattttaatatatttcccCATTTCATTACAAGTCAAGATATGATAATCATAGGGTATAAATATGAATTCCATATTGGCTCATCTTACTTCCCAGAGGAGTTCCAAAGCATCTTCTAACCTCTTTAATTACCCCTAAAACAAAAGTTTCAATCCTATCAATTACCCATACAACAACAGATTAAACAATCATGTTggccctttcttcttctacttcttctttgtATCCAACTACCTATGGCTACGGcctttggaagaaaaaaagatgagCCAAGAAGGCCAAGCAGAATTCATGGACAGCCAAAGACCCTTTATTGAATTGCATTCTGAAGAAACTGAAGCTTTAGATTCACCACCATCTTTACAATTCCCTTCATTGCAACCCCATTTGGATTCTTTTCCTTCCAAAGGCCATTACCAATATTGATCCATCCTTAATCAAGAAGTTGAATCATAATGCCAGTGAACGTGATCGCCGCAAGAAATTAAACACTCTCTATGCTTCTCTTAGATCAATACTTCCAGGGCTGATCAAACGgtactttaaaaaaattaaaacttttcTTAATCTAATTGCCTTTGGTTATGCTTTAGTTCCCAAAGTTCTAATGGTATATTTTTCAATTGGGTAAAATTGCAGAGGAAACTAAGCATTCGCGACGATTTCTCGGGTTTTAAAATACATACCGAGCCGCAAAAACAAGTTGAGAAGTGAACAGAGAAAACAGACATCCTATCAAGTATTCACAAGAAAGGAGATCAAATCCACATCGATACTAATCAAAGTAATGGGATTGTTCAAGATCATTACCAAGTGTTTCGGTGAGtcaaattgaagaaagagaagtaatGATTCAGATATGTGGGAGTCGAACATGAGAAGTTCACTGCCGAGGTTTTGCTTAATTTGGAAGAAGAGGGCCTTGAAGTGTCTAATGTTTCACCTCTGCTTCATCAGGGTGAGTAGTTTTACAATCTACATCTTCGAGTCTACTTTCTTTCTCAATCATGATTCATTGAAGACAATAAATTGATTTTGAGTAGTTCTTTAAATAGAATTCCTCATTATTAGTATGGAATCTAATTAGAACTCATATTTGATTGAACAGATAAGAGAAAATCAACAAGGGTTGAATTGTCGATGTTGAGTCGAAACTTGTCAATGTGTGAGAGCAAGGAAGAGTTGTTTTTCCGATGCAAATGCTTAATTTTGGCCAAACAAACTAACAACACAACCTTAGGTTTTGCAAGAAGAgatcagaggaggaggagaacagAGGACTATGCAGGCATGactatgatgatgatgatgctgatgaTGATTCATGGAACCTCTCATTTCTTGTActagtactactactactactactactacaaaTACCAAAGTCTTTATTCCCTCACCATGTATACTCCGATTAACTTAAATTAACTTTTGTAAATTAAATTAGCTTCTATTCTACAGTCATAGATTTCTTTCAGATTATAATTTCTATCTCTTTTCTATCCACAAATACCTCTACAGTGCCTTTCATTTTTAAGTCTAAACTTAACCACACAATGAGTAGTTACAACATTACTCTGTGTCAAAGGGCAGAACCAAGTACCATCTTATAAAGATACATCGATTGGAACTTTAAGAATAGCATGCATAATATttgaaggaaataaagaagatagcAAATTGTACTTCTTAACATTCCTAGAAATGAGATCTTTAAGGACATGGTGAGGAATCCACGCATACTAGCAAGACTGTATTGCAGGATGGGGAAAGACCCAAATAAGAATGAAGTGCTGAATATTAGAACATACCTTGAGTCCTTGATGCGAATTTGGGAAGGAGGAaccgaggaagaagaacaagaaggtgCTAGTCGTCGGCGGCGCTTTCTCACTTCTcgtggatgaagaagaagaatgggaagaCTGAAAatgtgaaaagtgaaaacaaaagggAATATGGCCATATGGGATTAGGGTTATTTATCActcttaggggtattttggtattttcagccatataaAGGCTTATAAAGaattcagggtcgggtcagggccgggccgggctaggcccgCCATGTTGAGCCCGAccagacccgaccctgccagggtcagccaaaatctcaaccctgacccgcccttcgggctagcagatcagggtcgggttcgggccgggctcagggcgggttcgggccagccgggtattattgacacccctagagatttctacctttcatgttTCATGGATGGCGGGCCTGCTCCTAGatattttctcatatatatataatacccTCCATATAATATACAAGTAGAGAAAGATGGAGTGATGGTTTTTACTTGGGAATGTAGGCATTTGTACTACCTAGTAACACTAGTTACGTATTGTGCCGTACCTTGGGAAAAGAAAGGGAGCAGATTTGAGGGAGAGGGTATTTATGTCCATGCATATGTCAATCTAGCGGTGTATTTCTCGATATCACCATGAAACTGCTATCATTGAATCATTACCTAAGAAAATGTCACCAGAGACAAGAGGCCAGAAAAGAATACAAGAAAAGTCACGAGACAACAACGGAATTCCCGTGCACTgagattccattttttttaaaactttttacTACACATTATGACGTGGAATTAATGGGAGGCACTTTGGTGTATTAGTGTCCCAGGAACACATATGGGTAAGAGGTCTCGTAATTCGACACCTGGCAGATATAGGATGAGATGGTCCCTGGTCCCACTCAAAAAAGGAAATCTTACGACTTACCTTAATAAATTGTGGGCCCGACTTTCTTACTATAAGACACCTGGTGCAATTAAACTCGTGATGCAATGTAACGATACTGTCGCCGAAGACTGAAGACTGAAGAGGTCATAAGTCATAACCACCGaactaaagaagagaaaaagttggaaagaaaaggaaaagaaaggaaaagaaaataaaaaaagggatagGGTAGGGAAAGTCTGAGATTCTGGAGAGGATTTCAATGACGCCGTGCTGTACCCGCCAAGTACATGCCCCACTTTCCGCTGTTTATCCGAGGAAGGACCATCGTGCCCTAAGTAAGTAAGTAAAGTCTGAGGCCTAAAAATAAATTGCAGAGTTAccgagggagagagagagagagagcttcagTGTGTTTTGACTGTTAATGCCGTTACCCTTTGGTACTAAATACTAATACTGCCctctttgttattgttgttgccGCCTCTATCCACTtttgcttcttcctcttcttcttccgatGTGGTTTGCCGACGAATCCTCTTTGAACTTGAGATAGGAACATCGGTGACTGGTGAATTATTTGATCTTGTTAGGGGAAATTTTGATGTTTTTCTTTCGGTTTCGGTTCTGAGTTCGTCTTTTTCTTAAGTGtgctttgtttgtttttctgaagagtgaaggaggagagagtgacacacacacacacacacaacgcACTCAGAAGTAGAGATGGCTGATAAAGTAGAAGTTTTGGAAGCTGTGTTGAAGGAGGCTGTGGATTTGGTACTTGTTCTGAACTGTAGATCTCTTGGATCTTTTTCTTATGACGGTTGAAGGTTGTGTTTGAATGATATAGTGATGGATTTGTACTTCTTGACTGCAGGAAAACATACCGTTGGAAGAGGTTTTTCAGAATTTGAGATGTAGCAGGGATGGTCTCACCACTGAGGCTGCTCAGGAGAGATTAGCCATTTTCGGACACAATAAGCTTGAGGAGAAAAAGGTCCCGttctgtaccttttttttttcttcttcatgtccTTGTGCTGCTTTTGTTTctaaccaaaattttttttttctggatttgTGATTTTATTATGCTTCTCTTTTCCCTGTAcgaaattttgtttttgtttttgtttttcaggAGAGTAAGTTCTTGAAGTTCTTAGGGTTTATGTGGAACCCTTTGTCATGGGTTATGGAAGCGGCTGCGATTATGGCCATTGCCCTTGCTAATGGAGGAGTTAGTACTGATTTCCCTTTTTGTGCTCTTTATGGTTTGGGTTTTATAGGGgttggggttttgatggtttaCTTCGTTAAGTTGTTGGAATTGagtgcttttgttttttcttttgggactCGGCAGGGAAAACCTCCTGACTGGCAGGACTTTGTTGGTATCATCTGTCTGCTTTTTATAAATTCGACTATCAGTTTTTGGGAGGAGAACAATGCTGGTAACGCTGCTGCTGCTCTCATGGCACGGCTCGCTCCCAAGGCTAAGGTAGTAAATTGAAGTGACTTGTTTCTTTGCTAGTAGTTCCACTCGGATCTCATTCTGTTCTGTGCTGTTGGTTGTGTAGGGTTTCCAGTTTCCTGATTTCAATTTTGAGCTGGAACACACGTCTTGACCCTAAGTTGCTTTACTCTTTATGTAAAATACAGGTCCTACGAGATGGAAAGTGGAGCGAGGAGGATGCTGCTGTTCTTGTCCCGGGCGACATAATCAGTATTAAGCTTGGGGATATAGTTCCCGCAGATGCTCGTCTCCTTGAAGGAGATCCACTAAAAATTGATCAGGTGACTAGAAGTAGAACCGTTGTTTCCTTGTCTTCAGTGTCATTAACAATTGGATCAAATCAGTCTTCTTTACAAATCTTGTCCTGTTTCATTTGCAGTCTGCGCTGACAGGGGAATCCCTACCCGTGACTAAAGGTCCAGGTGATGGTGTTTATTCTGGTTCAACATGCAAGCAGGGAGAGATTGAAGCCGTGGTCATTGCCACTGGTGTGCATACTTTCTTTGGAAAGGCTGCTCACCTCGTGGACAGTACAAACCAAATTGGCCATTTCCAAAAGGTAAGCATATGTTAGCATGCGACTCCCACCTACTCAATGTACCTATCTATTGCTGGGGTTTATTGGTtcatgtatttattttttaggttttgacTGCAATTGGAAACTTCTGCATTTGTTCAATTGCTGTTGGAATGCTAGTGGAGATTATTGTTATGTATCCCATTCAGCACCGAAAGTATCGTCCAGGAATTGACAATCTACTAGTGCTACTGATTGGAGGGATTCCCATCGCCATGCCTACCGTTCTGTCAGTAACAATGGCAATTGGTTCCCATCGCTTATCTCAGCAGGTAAGATGGGGCAGACATTCCAGGGATGTTATTGTTCATAACCCATTGTGGGTTGCACTGTCCTGGATAGATGAGGCATTCTGTTATTAATCAATGCAGGGAGCCATCACAAAAAGAATGACTGCCATAGAAGAAATGGCGGGCATGGACGTGCTTTGCAGTGATAAGACTGGAACTTTGACACTGAACAAGCTCTCAGTTGACAAGAATCTTATTGAGGTTAGTTGACGGTGCTACTTTCTGTAGATGCAGTTTTGACTGACAATTTAAAATTATTCTAACCCATAGTAGTCATGGCACAAAGGGCAAGCCTTGgagcaatggtaaggttgctccattgcgacctagtggtagCAGGTTCAAGTCGGGAAACGGCCTCTCTGTGAAGCGGGGATAagattgcatacattatgacctgACTTTCTACCCCTCCCAGTGTTGGGAGCCTTGTGCAGTCGGTACACTCTTTAGTAGTCATGACACTCAAGGCAGGCCAAGGCGATTGCTAGTCAGTAGTCACCTAGGCGGGGTCCTAATGGTAGGAATAGAATCCAGCCAGCAATCAAgagaaattcaataaataaacaaatacatGTTTGATTGGCCAGAAAATCTGGTCGAGTGTCTTCACAGTTGAGGAGAACAGTTCAGTAAAATTCGATTAAATACTGACAGTCAGATTTTCAGGGACTGAAAAGTCATATTGAGAGTTGGATTCTTGAAACccagaaaaacagagaaaatttGATAGCAGGAAACTTGGAGGTCAAAACAGAAAGCAAATATTGAACTGTTTGAATGATCAACAGTAGTGTAAACCCATTAACAGCAAGAGACAGTGATGGGTTCTCTGCCCCTGCGGGGAGAAGCAAAAGGAGGAATCCGCCCAAGGAGGGGCTCTTTTACTACAGGTAGGATACTAAATTTGATTGGAAAATTGAGAGCAAAAAAGAATCTGAATTCAGCAAAGAAAGTAAATTGACATCAAGCTCCAACAGAAATTTGCTAAGGGTGGTTAATCCAACAATTGAACTAGAGTTTAAGCAGAacctaaaaaaagaaagtaacaAGAATAGATATTTCAGGTAATGAAATTGGAGTTTGATCTGACCTGATCGATTGGATATAGAAGAACATTCAGGAATCCAGCAGATCCTTGCCGAAACAGCAGCAGAACACTCTTGAGTCCATAATAATAGTCAACAGTCAGAATCCACTGAGCCAGCCTGAAGTCCACAGATCATAGTTGCGGCAACAATGTTTTTATTAACAAATTGTGGGGGAGGTTAAGCCTCTTACTATATTTATAGAACTCCAAATCAGAATTCAAATAAGACTCAAAACTGGAAAAGACAAAGAGCAAACAGACTAACCAGGACTCTCTTGCCGCAGGCTATGTTTGGAGAGTCCCAACTGACTCAAAGACTTAtttaatagaagaaataaagaCCAAATGAAAAAAGGAAACTTCTCCCTATCGCAGACTCAAAAGGGAGGAATCCTAAACTGAATAAATAATAGAGATAGACTTCAAAACAAATCTGGAATTTATAAGAGGTATTCCAGTCTGTCTAAACAACTTcaacaataaaataaaggaaataaactccTAAACACTAGCCCATGATTTGAAGTCCCCTAGGTGAACCAGAACTGAACCACGGGGTTTGTTCTGAACCAGAAAACAGGTTCAAGGTTGGACCAGACCAACTGcaagttcttctcttctttcttctgctGGAATTCTTCAATAAGGCAAGTACTGTATTTTACGTCCAGACCATAATGGTAGTTGGTTatcaatttgatatttatttaGCTATATATTAAATGGTTCTTCATATTTCGTAGTCATTTAGTTCAGTAGCTTATAGTTCTTCTTTTCCTGTGTTTAGGCACCTTGATACTCAAGGGACCAGAGGCCTTGAGCACCAAGGAGTCCATTGTAGTAGCCAcataggcgatgccttgacaacaaTGGTCTAAACCTGAATTACATTTACTCAGGTCTTCACGAagggaattgatgcagatactGTTGTTCTGATGGCGGCCCGAGCCTCCAGGGTGGAAAACCAGGATGCAATAGATGCTGCTATAGTTGGGATGCTTGCTGACCCCAAGGAGGTAAATTATTTAACATAGTGATTTTCTTTGGATATCAATGTTGATCAGTTCTGCTTGGtattaatttctttttgtttttaccaTCAATAGGCACGGGCTGGCATTCAAGAGATCCACTTTCTTCCATTTAATCCCACAGATAAGAGAACAGCGTTGACATATATCGACAATGAAGGTAAAATGCATCGGGTCAGCAAAGGTGCACCAGAGCAGGTAACAACTTTCCCGACTCTTGAGAATTCTGTCCTAGTTTATTGGATGTTTATCTTCATTCCTGTGAGTGATATGGTTCCCAGATTCTGAATCTTGTACACAATAAGCCGGATATTGAACGAAGAGTTCATGCTGTGATTGATAAGTTTGCTGAGCGTGGATTACGATCACTTGCATTAGCATACCAGGTCATAATCTGCTCTATTGTCTCTCCTGCTGCTTATTTTATATGTATTCTACCTCAATTATTGGTTTCATGCTGTATGGTCTCTGTTTTCCTTTGATGTACAGGAAGTTCCggagggaaggaaagaaagcCCCGGAGGTCCATGGCAGTTCATTGGTCTCATGCCTCTCTTTGACCCACCTCGACATGACAGTGCGGAGACCATAAGAAGGGCTCTAAACCTTGGAGTAAATGTTAAAATGATCACAGGTGTGTTGAAGTCTTATGAAATGTTATCCCTTAACCTTTACATCCGGGGCTACCATGTGAAGTAGAAAAATGATGTATCATCTAATTGAATTATGTGGGTAAATTGAGACTCATGGTGCCATTTAAATCGAGTAAGGTTACTGGCTTCAGGTGAACTGGTGCGCTGCTGTTCATACCCATATTTCTCCACATAAAAAACTCCCTCCACATAATCTAAGAACTACTGAATGAtgcattttttattcttaagtCACACATATCAGTTAGAAGGTTTAACTTATGAATTATTAAAAACTGATGTCTTGTATTGTGTGGTTGTTTCACAAAATCTTAATTTTTAATACAGATAACAATATTTCTGGCAGAAGCTATGAAACATGAGTAGATCAACTTAATAGTGTAGAAGGAATTTGCAGACATGGAATTAATATATTATGTAATATtaatcttctagttggaggtctTGCCTTCTTTCATATGGTTGacctaaatatttttttagttcTGCCAAATATTTGAGCATATTTTAAAATGTTGGCATATTTCTGCAGGAATCAAATGTTGTGGTTTTCATgattattgaaaataaatacatGTGAAataaatggaggagaagagatttCCCTTTGAACAAGATGAGGAGTTTTAACTGAAATGTTGTGAGTGTTTCTGACATTCTGTCGGGGCAAAATATTATGTCGACAGTAAGGCAGTGGTTGGGGAGTTGCTGAAAATACATCTCTAGAATCTTTTTGTTCATGCAAAAACAAGGAGTTCTACACAAAAATTACCAAACTATTTGCTTCCTTTGGAATCAAAGTCTATATTGGGCATATGTTGATTGAAGACCAATCCTTCCatcccaaaaaaagagagattcgTTTTGAGAGTGATCCATTCTCTCAACTCAACtcatccttatcccaactaaatgggctTGGCTACATGGATTTAGGCACACTTTTTAGCTCCTTCAGCACCTTCAATTTGAAATAAATCACttctccatactggagcattcaaaagcctctgttgcacatgtccatgccacctcagacATGTTTCTAGCAACTTATCATGAATATGGGCAACTCCCAGGTTTGctttaatttgttcattctttattttatcttttttagttttaccaATCATGCACCACAACaccctcatttttttttggttgagacAACACCCTCATTTTAGCCATACTAAATTCTGTTTAAATGTTTTTTCTTTATTGCCCAACATTTAGCCCCATACATCATTTTTGGTCGTATAActgttttataaaattttcctttgagttttaaaggGATACGTTGATCgcacaacactccggatgcactCTTCCATTTCATCGACCCTATTCTATTTCTTTGTATAACATTATcatctatttctccttctttatttatgattaaacCTTGGTATCTGAAGTTATAACTTTGTGGTAActccctatcatcaattttcaccaccccaCTCTTAACctattgttactaaagttacacaaCACAACCTACACTCTACTTTtattacttatcttaaaaccttttgattccaaggttgatctccttAAAATCCTACTTTGCATTTATCCCAAcatttgtttcatccaccaaaacaatatcatctgcaaaaagcatacatcaagagatctgatcttgaatgtctctagtcaaCTCATCTATGATTAGTGCATACAAATACGGGCTTAGAGCTGAACCCTGTTGTACTCCAACTGTTATTGGGAATTCATTACCCTGTCCCCTCATAGTTTTTACGCTAGTCACTAGTCACTAAATCAGTACATCATTATACTATCTTAATTTATGTCCAAGTTTTTACTCgaaacatttttcttctctaatactttacaaattaactctctagaAATTCtttcataagctttttctaaatcaataaagaccatatgaaggTCTTTCTTATTTGCTCTAAATTATTCCATTTGTCTCCTAAGCACATAAATAGCTTCCGTGGTAGATCtccttggcataaaaccaactTGGTTATCTGAAATgttagtttcttgtctcaagcGTACTTCAATTACTTTCTCCTATAATTTCATAGACTGGCTCATGAGTTAATTTCCTCTATTGCAAcgttgaatatcacctttatttttagaaatcggcaccacaatgcttcttcttcgttcatctggcattttccttgtgctcaaaGTCTTAATAAATAGCCAAGTTTACCATGACAATCACAAATTCCTACACTCTTCCAAACCTCTATTGGGATACCATTTGGACCTACTACTTTACctaatttcatcttttttttttaaggcttCACTTCAGCTGCCATGATTCTCCGTATATATCTAGGATGCGTAGCTTCTTGATGATTATTATAACCTTCTAAGATGCCAttacttttattattttcatttagtAAACTGTAGAAATAGTTATTCCAGCTCTCTTTAATATCTTCATCCTTTATTAAAATATTATCATCCTTATTTTTTAATACATCAAAAATGgttgaaatctctactcttcctttccctcagtTTGTTGGCTAGTTTATAGATACTTTGCTCCTCTTCCTTTGTACCTAACTTGTTAcagagatcctcatatttcgtAGCCCTTGCTTTCCTATAGAAAATAAATGTAGTAGGGAATCGATCAAAGAGGCCCTTTTTCCCTATGGGTATAGAACCCCAGAGGAGGATCATAAGGACTATTTCTGTCCATAGACGAAAAAAGAGAGGCCATTGACAAATCAATCAAACGATACTAACAAAGAAAGTAAGTGCATCCTGCCCCAGGGCAGTAGGTCGGATTGCCTAAAAGCAGTTTCCCTACGCCTCCTCGTAAGAAGGGCCGGGTGGATTACCTTTGGGAGCTAAGTCGAAGATCTCGGTGGTCTTGTCAGTGGTTGATAAACTGCGATTGCAGTTTTCTTTAGGAAGTCCTATTATCTTCAGAACTTTGTTTCTATAGAATTTATACCTTTTGAAATCCTCTTCATTATGTCCTTTGCCAAGTTTTAAAACTGGATTTTTTCACCTTAATTTCCATTCGAACTTCCTCACCCCACCACCAGGTCTCTCTAGATGAGTGTTGTATTCCTTTAGATTCACGTAGAACATCTTTAGCTGTATTTCTAATTCAAGCAGCCATCTCATTCCACATTATATTAGGGTCATCATCTAAATCCTTCCCTCCATGAGATACTAATTTATCAGTAAATGCCTTCAAGTTTAAAGTGATCCATGCTCTACTTAGAAATAATTGTCATGTGTATCTATATGGAAATTGGGGAAAACCCTTTCCTGGAAAATCTCGTATCAGATACTGAATTTAGAACTTAGGGGCTAGTGCATGTTAGATATTGTAATACTTGTTTTTATAGATTGAAATCTAACTTTCTTTCCTTGGAAAGAATTCTTTTACATTTTATTGAACATATTAGGAATATGAAAATATCACCAAGGGACAGGAGAGATAAACAATGTGATTTGCTCTTTGTGGCATTAATAGGCCGAGTCTATACAAGGGCAGTTTTCTGGCATTTTCCCCCCTAATGTATACTCTTTTTTTAATTGTGTTAAAATGTGTAAAAGATCAACTATGATGCATAGATTAGAGAACACTTTCTGGGTTGTATTACATGTAACGACTGTCCTTGAGATGACATATTTATCATGAATTGCCACTCATGGATGAGTCCATGAAAGTGGGGACAACTCTTTCATATCACATGTTAAGTTCAGCTCAAAATTAATAAAGGAAGTATCTTAAAGTGTAATGCCATAAGATTCCATTACAGTGAAATGGCATTCTTGTAATTAATGATATTTTTCAGCGACTTCCAACCCTTGTTTCAAGTTGAAATTTGGCAATTGATGTTGGTGTGGGGAGTCCATTATCGCATGACGCACCCATGCTATCCAAGTCTGCGACGTGGCAAGCAAAGTGCGGCCTTGTGACATATTAGACCTCATTAAATGTATAATGCtgccaccaccccccccccccccctttttttggggggggggggggtgggggtggggggagggataTGGGGATATTTATGGATACCCATTTGGAAATTGAGAATTTGTGAACTAATTTTCTATATCATGGTGGTTAAAAGTTCAAACTTATACATAAGATGTCTGAGCTCATAAGAGAAATTATCAGGTGAATTGGACATTGGACTTTTGGCTACCAAGCCTTGGGTATATGTCCCAAACCTCTGATGGGAGGCCTTGAAAACCATTCAATGATCAACTAATCATCCTGTACAGACGATCAGACTGTTTATATCATTCTGACTGGAGGTTTGACTGGTGGACAGCTGCTGGTTATCAAACTGTTTTTCATTGAGAGAGGATTTAAGCTAACAACTGCCTGCTTGGATGCCGCTGTGCCAGCTAATATCTGATAAATTTTGGAACACATTTAGCTTGATCCCATTGAACTAGCAGATGCCAGGCAAGTCCGTTTTCAAAGACGCTGAGCAAAACCGTGCTTAGTCCTGGTTCTGCCTGGATAACTGCCTGTTTATACCTTGCCTAGGCTGGTATGGACTTGACATCTTGGGGCTGCTTGATTGCCTTGGCTGACAACGCTTCGAGCTATTATTGATATCATTGAACATTAGCATTATGGCCACATGGCTGGTTgatattcacaatacatgtgaTAGATAGTCATCTCTCTTATCTTTCTGCATTTCCTTGTGTTTCTTATACTTGCCACATAATTGAATTAGTGGATTTTTTTGTAGTCAGTTCTCCATGCCTATTgcttgactcttttttttttgttttgggggggggggggttcccaTCAGGTGATCAACTGGCAATAGGAAAGGAAACAGGACGACGTTTGGGAATGGGAACCAACATGTACCCCTCATCTGCTTTGCTAGGTCAGAACAAGGATGAGTCAATTGCTGCTTTGCCCGTTGATGAA
The nucleotide sequence above comes from Telopea speciosissima isolate NSW1024214 ecotype Mountain lineage chromosome 3, Tspe_v1, whole genome shotgun sequence. Encoded proteins:
- the LOC122654616 gene encoding plasma membrane ATPase 1-like, which codes for MADKVEVLEAVLKEAVDLENIPLEEVFQNLRCSRDGLTTEAAQERLAIFGHNKLEEKKESKFLKFLGFMWNPLSWVMEAAAIMAIALANGGGKPPDWQDFVGIICLLFINSTISFWEENNAGNAAAALMARLAPKAKVLRDGKWSEEDAAVLVPGDIISIKLGDIVPADARLLEGDPLKIDQSALTGESLPVTKGPGDGVYSGSTCKQGEIEAVVIATGVHTFFGKAAHLVDSTNQIGHFQKVLTAIGNFCICSIAVGMLVEIIVMYPIQHRKYRPGIDNLLVLLIGGIPIAMPTVLSVTMAIGSHRLSQQGAITKRMTAIEEMAGMDVLCSDKTGTLTLNKLSVDKNLIEVFTKGIDADTVVLMAARASRVENQDAIDAAIVGMLADPKEARAGIQEIHFLPFNPTDKRTALTYIDNEGKMHRVSKGAPEQILNLVHNKPDIERRVHAVIDKFAERGLRSLALAYQEVPEGRKESPGGPWQFIGLMPLFDPPRHDSAETIRRALNLGVNVKMITGDQLAIGKETGRRLGMGTNMYPSSALLGQNKDESIAALPVDELIEKADGFAGVFPEHKYEIVKRLQARKHICGMTGDGVNDAPALKKADIGIAVADATDAARSASDIVLTEPGLSVIISAVLTSRAIFQRMKNYTIYAVSITIRIVLGFMLLALIWEFDFPPFMVLIIAILNDGTIMTISKDRVKPSPLPDSWKLSEIFATGIILGSYLAMMTVIFFWAAYKTDFFPRTFGVSSLQKETRDDSRKLASAIYLQVSTISQALIFVTRARSWSFVERPGLLLVVAFVVAQLVATLIAVYANWGFAAIEGIGWGWAGVIWLYNIITYFPLDFLKFTIRYALSGRAWDLVIEQRIAFTRQKDFGKEARELKWAHAQRTLHGLHPPDTKMFNDHSSFADLNHIAEEARRRAEIARLRELTTLKGHVESVVRLKGLDIDTIQQSYTV